The genomic region CTCTTCAGTGtacaacaaccaccaccatcaccacatccaccaccaccagcacaaccaccaccaccatcacaaccaccacccCTACCCCCCATCCCCACCCCTACCTctaaccaccaccacaaccaccacaaccaccaccacctccacacGAAAGAAATCAACGGGGATGTTAAGGAGGAGAGACTCATGAAAGCAGTCCATGGGCGGATGAGGACATAGAAAAAGTATAAAAGTATTACAAGGGGCGGAAGATGTAAAACACATGAAAGTAGTCCATGAAGGTGGTGGAGTACAAAAATATGAAGGTAGTCTGTGTGGTGGAGGAggacaaaacatgaaaataaatcatGTGACGGAATTAGCCAAATACGGGATGGAAGGTCAGGTGTCATAGAAAGACAGACACATGTAAGTAGACCATGGGAGGGGGACGAAGGAGGACGAACACATGGACGTTTTCAGAGAGGGGAGGCGCTGGAGAACATACACCTGATATTAGTCAAGGGACCGGAAAAGAACGAACACATAACATTTGTCCGGGGGCGCAGGaatcacatttaaacaaatagttcACGGAGTCGGAGGCGGACAAACACATGACAGTAGTTCAAGCGGAGCATGGGTGCTCCAGAACTGTAACATGTCATAACTTATTTAACGTTATTCGTGACATATAAACTCTCTTACGAGTTATGCGAAACATTCTAACATTTCAAAGCATTTGAGATATGTGAACAGGCTACTAGTTATGCGAAATGGCTACGTTATTTAATTGCTTGGTAAATACGGGCCCATAAAAACGACAAAACAGTTTCTACTATTAACGACTCTTATTTTTGGCATTCAACAACGGTGTTCTAAATACAACTGACAGGCTACAACGCCCGTCTTAGAATTACTTACAGTCTAAAACGTCCTTCTGAATATAACTTGGAGTCTGCAACGTCCTTCTGTGTATTACAGGCAGTCTACAACGTCCTACAGCGGATACGTAATCGCACAGTTGTTTACCATCTTATTTCCAGTAAATTTTATATGAGAATCATGGCGTGTACATTTGTTTAAGATTTCATCTTTTTGCCTACAGAGTCTTATATACCATGCAGAACCTGTGTTGGCATAGTCCGTACAGAAGACCTGCGATTCAGAATGATTGCTATTTAAATTgagtttttaatgtttaaatcgcCAAGTGTTATTTACCGAGGGGGGTAACTTCGGCTATCATAATAACCGTTTAATGGTTCAGGCGCTTACCTAAATCACTAAcgctgtttaaagtgatattatgggcatctagcagtttataggtgtctatcgcaaccgttgtttatgtttggagttttcacttcatatacacttatattttttagtgcagcatcaacatactaaaacaatatcccggaaggagaaaaataatgcatttgaatatcaaccgtactttcgtttgaaaaCTAATCATGCAtttacgatgtgaacctaaatttagttttagtgcagattcgttcatacgacacaaggacacaattttgttttacggatcattttggcttagaggactgggtgagtcacgtaagaattgTTGATTACTTTATTACGAAGAGTACACAAGGGACATAAACCTTGTACAACATATAATAGACTGGCTACCGGTTACATGCCAATATAACATATATCTATCAACATccctctttctttaaaaaaaatattattaagatCCATTAACAATATCAATTCAAATGATCAAGACAATGGTTTTAACTCTAAAAATAGTCTTAACTTATAAAACTAAGATCACTTTACAATAGTAATCACTCTTAGAACAGTCTAAACATATAAACTTTTACAAACTTTACTagaattaaaaatgttcaaacagtATGTATTTTACTATCTTGACTAGaattaaacatgttcaaacaGTTTGTCATTTCGTGACATTTTTAAACTCTGATCAAATTATCAAGCTGGTAGCTAAAATCTCTTTCCTTAAATCTAATCTTCAGTCTTAGACACATGAAAACTAGTCATTGATTTCACACAAAACCCTCAAGACACTGGGGTCTTTGAATGTTTCCGCGGGGCCTTAGGTTGTATCTGCTCGGGCCGGATTCCGAAGCTGCTGTTGGTTCTGATTCAGAGGCTGCTGTCGTGTTGCCTGCTGAAGATGTTGCAGTCATACGAGTAGTTTCATGCGTCTTTGGCGCGCTTTGATTACGAGTTTCAGAATTCATATCGCCATAACGAGGCGGAGATTGCTCGCGAATCTACACTTCGACTTTTATCGGACGGATATGAACACGATTTCTGGCATACAGCCCACTTTCTTCACTACGCACATTATATCGATCACCATTGATATTTTCAACTTTGCCTTTCTGCCAGGGCTTTTTGCTCTGCTTATGTAAATACACTGATTGACTAATTTTTACTTTTGGTTGATCGTTCGCTTTTTGATCGAACCATTTTTCACCGATTTCTTACGATTCACTCGCGATTCACACCTTGGCTCTGCTTTCACGCGCGAAGGTACCATGGTGCGAAGCTTTCGATTCATCATCATCTCAGCTGGACTCCTCTTGGTGTCGGCACGAGGGGTGTTTCGTTGCTCCAGGATTTCCTCCATCGGGTCCGTACGCGACTCGTGGCACTTCATGATCAGTGTCTTCATGGCTTTCACAGCACTCTCAGCTTTACCGTTTGATGCTGAGTGGTGGGGTGACGTGATGTGATGCTTTATACCCCACTTCTGTGTAAAGTTACGGAATTCTGTGGACATATACTGGGGTCCAACCGTCGGTTATCAGTTCTCTGGGAATTCCGAATCTAGCAAAGTGTTTCTTCATTTTGTCAATCACTTGCTGACTGTTTGCCGCTGTCAGAAAATCCACTTCGATGAAGCTTGAGTGGTAGTCTACGATGACGAGATATAATCTGTTCTGTATTTGGAACAAGTCTGATCCGACCTTGTCCCAAGGTCGTAGTCCATCACTATGTTGTTTCAACTTTTCCTGTTGAGGGGGAGGTTTTCTTTCCTCACACTGTACACATTTTTTCGTGAACTCTTTCAGTTCTGCTCTCATACCCGGCCAGAAGATCGTTCCGCGGGCTCTTCTGTCCATACTATCATAGCCTAGATGTGCTTTGTGCAGTCTTTGCAGCATTTCTTTTCTCAGGCTTTTTGGAATAACTATTGCTTCACCTTTGAAGATCACTCCATCTTGCACACTGAGAGTATCTTTGAGAGGGTGATATTGTCCGAGTTCAGCACTAATGTCACTTTTTTTCGGCCATCCAGTGATTATCAAGTGCTGAAGCGCTTGCATTGACGAATCTTCTTCTGTTGAACGTCTGATTTCCAGAATTCTTGCATCTGGAAACTGGTCGAATGCACCATTTTTGACATTTCGAATGTCCAACCGATCTGCAGTTTCATTTTCCTTTGATTCTGGGTATGCACGACTTAGAGCATCCGCGATCACGAGATCTGAGCCCTTCACAAATTGGAACTCGATGTCATACCTCAGGAGTTTCATAATTATATCTTGTAGTCGTTTGGGCGCTTGTCCCAAAGGCTTTTTTTAAAATAGTCTCTAATGGTTTATGATCGTTCTGCACTACTACTTTGATTCCAAAGGTGTATTGGTCAAATCGCGTCAGTCCATATAGAATTGCTagtgcttctttttcgatttgcGCCCATTTTCGCTCAGCGGGGGTTAGAGCACGCGAGGCGAATTCCACAGGATGTCCATCCTGCAGCAGACATGCACCCAGTCCGTGTTGCGAGGAGTCCACTTGCAGCATGACTAATTTTTCAGGATCAAAGTACGCCAAAACTGGGGCGCTCGTGATTTGCGCTTTCACTTTTTCTAAGCTTTCGTCACACTCGTTTGTCCATTCCCACTTGGCATCTTTACGTGTTAGTTGACGAATGGGCTCCATAGTCGACGCAAGATCAGGTAGAAATTTGCTCATGTATTGCACTAGTCCGCAGAGTTGTCGAACCTCtgtgatatttttcggctttggcATGTTTTGGATGGCTTTCACTTTGTTCTCATCGGGCAAAACACCTTTGTCTGTTATTCTGTGTCCATGAAAGATCACTTCTTTTCCGACCTTTGTCTTTTCTTCATTCAGAATAATGTTCTGTTCTGAGCATCGTTTTGCAAGTGATTTTAGTTTGCGGTCATTGTCCAACTTTGCTGACTGTTCTGTTTCACCGCAGCCAACGACGATGATATCATCTGCGATCACAAAAATGCCTTCGAGACCGTTCAAAGCTTCGTTTAGCTTTCTCCCAAAGATCTCACTTGATACAAATAGCCCAAATGGTAATGTTGACCATCGGAATCGTCAAAAAGGGGTTTTCATCGTTGTGAGCTTGCTCGACTCTTCATCTAATCGCACATGCCAGAATGCTTCTTTGACATCCATTTTGGTGAACAACTTTGCCTGGTTGAGATTTGGCAAGACATCATCAAATGTGGTAAGTCTGTACCGCTCTCTTTTCAGCACTTTGTTTAGAGGTTGGGGTTCTAAGCAGATACGCAGGCTCCCTGAAGATTTTCGTACCACGGTCATCTGGTTCACCCATTCAGTAGGCTCTTCGACTGGAACAAGAATACCTCTTTCTACAAGCTTGTCAAGTTCTTGTTTCACTTGGCCTTGGATGGCGATTGGTATCTTTCGTGCTGGCAAAACAACTGGTTTGGCATCTTCTTTTACGTAGAGCTTAGCTTCACCTAGATCACCAAGATCTTTTTCAACTTTCCCCACAAAAGCATCTGTGTTAATGTTTATCAGGTTCATTCCTTGCAGCGTTTTCAACCCTAACAGGTTCTGGAAGTCGTTCGGGACAACGATGAATCTGACATTATAAATATTGTCAGTTTTTGGATTTTTTACAGGAAGAGACACTTCACCAAGTGGTTTCATCGTCGTTTTGTTCCACATTCTTAGTGTAGACGCGTTACCTTTGACCTGtgattttttcacaaatttcTGGTTAATCGTGTTGATCTCAGTACCTGTGTCGACTTGAAATTTTATATAACAGTCATTTACTATCATTGTACATGTAGCTATTACTCGGGTTATAGAGTCAAATTGTGCTAACCAGAATTCATCACTTTCAAGTTAAGCATTTTCATCTTGGACCATGTGAACGTTAGTTCTGCATTTAGCTTGGAAATGATTCATGTGTCCGCATTTGGAACATTTCTTGCCCCATGCAGGTCATTCTTCCTTTTTCGGCGCATGGAGTTTACCGCAGTTATCACACGGCTGTGATTGCGGCTTTGGTTGGTAGCTTGTTTTGTTTCGCATAGTGTTCTTTTTTGGTCTGGCTGTACTTTGCTGTACTTTGTTTACATCTTTGTCTCTTATTTCCTGGACATGTTTCAATGATTGTTCATATGCTCGACATAATTTGACCGCTTTGTTTAAATCAAGCTCGTCTTCTCTTAATAAAAGTTCTTGTAATTTACCTGATGTGGTAAATACTATCTTATCACGGATCATTCTGTCAGTGTCCTTGAAGTTGCATGTTGAGGCTCGTTTTCTTAACTCTGTTAAGAAATTGTCAAATGGATCTTGGACAGGCGTTGACCAGAATCTGTGCGATTTAAGAACTTCATTTTTGAGGGGGTTACAATAGATTTCTATCATTTGTACGACCTTGACGGGATCGTTTTTGTGATCCGGGTCTTCCCACGTTGCCTGATCATATATGTCAAGGATATTTGGTCCTGCACAGTGCAGAAGTATTGCGACACGCACCTTAGCGTCCTTTTTGTCAGATCCGGTTGCCGTCATGTAGACTTCGAATTCCCGCTTCCACTATTTGAAGTTCTCCGTCACAATGCCGTCGGTGACGTTCAGCAAACTAGGCAGTCTGAATGACGATTCTGCCATCTTTCTTCTTGCGTTGATCAATATTCGATCGAAGGTCGGAAACAGTGTCTATTTTCTGTTTTCTGGCGACCCACTACGCTGCTACCATGTTGATTTCTTTATTACGAAGAGTACACAAGGGACATACACCTTGTACAACATATAATAGACTGGCTACCGGTTAACTGCCAATATAACATATATCTATCAACAAGacaagaatatcgaatataaaatatatttttataaacaactggtagcaagatgagttgcagataatcgGTCAGTAACCActttttaactaactcttttgacctgttaattcttttcagctcaattcaacagtgaaaaatgaccataatatcactttaattttcCCCTAGATTCCATTCCCCCCCCCTTtctttttaaccttaaaatatataagttaacctgggGCGGTATTCTGAAACTTTCTTAGACAAAATATTTACTAAGAATTCacgttttttctaagttttttgCTATAACTGTAATATTTTCTTAGTTTTTGTCTAAGAAACGTTCTAATCTCTTAGAATTTTCTAAGAGTTGCCGAATTTTACTAAAAAAGTTAGAAACCTCAACATCTGTCTTAAACTTATAGAATTTTCTTAGAGAAAATTTTTATGCGAGATTTTGTGTTGATCAATGAATTTTTTTTCGAATTTCACGTCGAACCATCACAGGTaagttaaattttaacattgttaaataatgtttacgtTTTAAATGAGTGAAAGGCAACTTATATATTAATTACGTAACATAAATACCTATCTTCGTTAGTTTACCCCCGCAATTTAAATTTTGTtacacaaattattaaatatattttgacagtATTTATCATCTACCAATTTAATAGTATTCCGAAACATTCACTTCCACTCTTATACAAAATATTACACTGTTGAGTGACGAAATAACCGTAGATACagtaataaataaagtaattagcAACCCAATGTATCACACTATCATGTGTTCATTTTTTCCCTTAATGTAAACGCTTATGCTTATTGactttttattattacaaaatgtttctaatattattatttgtgtaattttCTTACTCAAAATGATTCGCATTCTGATGAAACTGTGCGtgatgcatatgcataaagtgtcctcccataatagcctgtgaagtccgcacaagctaatcagggatgacactttccgctttaatggtatttacGTTTAAAGGCAGTCCCTTTTTACTAAAAATCTGTtttaagcggaaaatgtcatccctgattatttGATATATGCTTTTGATATTGACACACATAGTTCCAATGGCAAGAAATGGATATTCAAGACACACACACTACCACATCTGTTTAATTTTAGGTGGTATTCAATGGTCAAGACATACTTATAGACTTAGTTGCGCGGTGGCCAGGGTCAACCCATGACAGCCGGATTCTGAGGGGTTTTCCAATTGTTTTGAGAGTGGACATGTAGCTTGCAAGCACAAATATCTGCTTTGGAATTAGGGTTCGAGTGGGGTtgacttaaattgtgtttgttttattattatatcattcaCATATTGAAAGGCATTGTCAAAAACTACTTGACTGCATTTGAGTGTTTATATACACCAAACATATGACGATATTATGTatttatctgttttgtttttgttgtcttTCATTAATTCTTTAATACCTGCTGCCATAATCCACTGACTCACTTTGCCCTGCAACCATTTCCATGTACTGTGTATGGGAAGGTATTGCTATGAAAATAGTTGGTTTCATAAAGCGTATATTTAAGCTAACAAATGTAGCAACTAATGTAAATAAATTGGTGTTAAGGATTCAAtagttttttattaatataattataattaaaaaagaaatgtatGATGAGATTAGCATGCATTTTTAACAGTTGTGTTTATACAGACACTCAATGAGAGAATGGGAACAAGCATATTTTCACATCAAACTATACCTTCCATTACTCTAACAAGGTCACGTTTTTTAAGATCTTTTAGCTTTGTTCTTGATGAATAGCTTTTATGAGTAAACATACAGCTCGATAgctgggagtttgattattgcaacttCTTTTAGCCAGGACGAAATATTTTACACAGTGATGATTAATGGCACGtggaatatttatcttttacATATAACGGTTTATTGTCAAAAGTGTACAGAAACCACTGTATGTTCAATGGTTAAATTGCAAAATCTGCTAGACACAAAACAACATTCACTTTAATTTGATTACCTTCAGTGAATCTGTGTCTCATCGGATCAGTGTTATTCGACCCATGCAAAAACGCAACACCACAGTCTTCCCCCATTAAATTACATGAGATTATGCAGTCGTCTAGCGAAAATTTCTGTTCCCTCTCCTTATTTTACCCACTGTACCTATCAACTTGTCGAATGTTTACATTCCGTGTGAAATGTTCTaattttagaaacgggaattccaattCTTGACGaaggtgaatggttacaaaatgacattatcatgaaataaatatagtagcacattattccaaacataccatttgcaaccatccgttttcttttcacGATTAAAGATTGtttagacacgtaacattgtAACAATCGTTCCACATTCGCGCGAAATTCGAGGCACATTTTAACTGTTACTCTACTCTGAACGTTTAAGCGATTTCATTATTATCGGCTGCAATGCGATGAAGATGGAATTACGtccttaattaaattaaaataatgtatttgaagccttaaaacacattaaaatcaccagagacgtagataacagagattgTAAAGTCGCCCATTTTCTATAATAAAGCGTGTCGAGTTCTCACACGTTACGGGATTGCGCGAGACTTGAAGAAAAATATagacgacgccattttgtttgcgaAGCGGGTAAAAGCTACAAATTAAAGAGCGAATTTAGAGCGAGTACTTTGTTGACATTgactgaatatgttatttttaaattgctgaGTAATGTTTTCACCAGACCAGTTCAGTAAACAAGCGACATCATTAGAGGTTGCGGTAAGAATCGTTACAAACATTACTGCATTTTTACGCTATTCTCGGAAACACACGTTTTGCTCCAATTTCATTAAACTTGTGACACATTTAACTAAGAAAATATGACCTGgatattattaaatttgatttttgtattaaagtactGATTCGGTTTAATGAATTCACACCTTTTTATAGTGATATTCTGTTAGATAAtaaaattacaccagattttatttaccccattttgccgatgcatttgattttcaatttaaacTCCTCATAGTTTTAGCGAATAAAACTTCGAATATAAACTATGAATCACATCAtacatggtatcattttaaagtgctgaTTGGGTTTCATGTctgcccatattttcattgtgatattccatTACATAATAAAGTTTTgacagagccgccatagcaaaaattatcaaaggctctggcagtccgtttatatggactaattaATCATCACTGTGTAAAATATTTCGTCCTGGCTAAAATaagttgcaataatcaaactcccagctattgaGCTGTATGTTTACTCATAAAAGCTATTCATCAAGAACAAAGCTaaaagatctttaaaaaaatgacctTGTTAAAGTAATGGAAGGTATATTTTGATGTAAAAATATGCTTGTTCCCATTCTCTCTTTGAGTGTCTGTATAAACACAACTGTTAAAAATGCATGCTAATCTCATCATACATTCTTTTTGactaattattataataattaaaaaactattgAAACCTTAACaccaatttattttcattatttgctaCATTTGTTAGCTTAAATATATGCTTTATGAAACAAACTATTTTCATAGCAATACCTTCCCATACACAGTACATGTAAATGGTTGCAGGGCAAAGTGAATCAGCGGATTATGGCAGCAGGTATTAATTAAGAATAAATGAaagacaacaaaaacaaaacagataaatACATAATATCATCATATGTTTGGTGTATATAAACACTCAATTGCAGTCAAGTAGTTTTTGACAATGCGTTTCAATATGtgaatgatataataataaaacaaacacaatttaagtcaTCCTCACTCGAACCCTAATTCCCAAGCAGATATTTGTGCTTGCAAGCTACATGTCCACTCTCAAAACAATTGGAAAACCCCTCAGAATCCGGCTGTCATGGGTTGACCCTGGCCACCGCGCAACTAAGTCTATAAGTATGTCTTGACCATTGAATACCACCTAAAATAAAACAGATGTGGTAGTTTGTGTGTCTTGAATATCCATTTTTTGCCATTGGAACTATGTGTGTCAATATAAAAAGCATATATTaaataatcagggatgacactttccgcttaacaAAGAATTTTAGTAAAAAGGGACTGCCTTTAAACgtaaataccattaaagcggaaagtgtcatccctgattagcttgtgcggacttcacaggcctttctgggaggacactttatgcatatgcatcatgcccagtttcATCAGAATGCGAATCATTTTGTGTAAGAAagttacacaaataataatattagaaatattttgtaataataaaaagtCAATTAACATAAGCGTTTACATTTAGGGAAAAAAATGAACACATGATAATGTGATATATTGGGTTGCTAATTACTTCATTTATTACTGTATCTACGGTGGTTTCGTCACTCAACAGTGTCGTATTTTATATAAGAGGGGAAGTGAATGTTTCGGAATACTATTAAATTGGTGGATGATAAATactgtcaaaatatatttaataatttgtgtaACAACATTTAATGTGCGGGGGTAAAGTTACGAAGATAGGTATTTATGTGACGTAATTAACATATTAGTTGCCTTTCACTCATTTAAAacgtaaacattatttaacaatgttaaaatttaacttACCTGTGATGGTTCGACGTGAAATTCGAGATTTTTTTCATTGATCAACACAAAATCTCGGATAAAAAATTTCTCTAAGAGAATTCTATAAGTTTAAGACAGGTGTTGAGGTTTCTAACTTTTTTAGTAAAATTCTGCAACTCTTAGAAAATTCTAAGATATTAGAACGTTTCTTAGACAAAAACTAAGAAAACATTACAGTTATAGCAAAAAAACTTAGAAAAACTTGAATTCTTAGTAAATATTTTGTCTAAGAAAGTTGCAGAATACCGCCCCAGGCCGTTTCccccaaatcagaaaaaaaactattgttgattttactttctataaatgtgttgttgcatatgtaaaagtatttgcgcgcatactagtgtcgggttaaacgcCGTATAATgtaatgtatttccgtgactggtCGATAAAGATGGTAAATGAAAAACAGTAATGGGAAATGcatgtatgttatattataaacatgtCGATCTGTCagtgagtatggtcaatgaaatggaaatttcttataaaaatgctctataactttcagtctctaaatacagataaaccAGAATGCAGTGTTTTACGTgtcattttgaaaatgtttctagggggaggacctttAAACCCCCGATTGCAAGAGGGGAAcaccacttcgttgctcaataacattcgatgatgggaaaattcgcaccccccttttcaaaaccctggctacgggcctgctactggtataataataataataataataataataataataataataataataataataataataactctttatttgccgaaggtaactcattaagacaacacattgatacaaagttatgcaaacagtttaacaatggcaatcttatgtTCAATGAGGCCTttaaacaactatggtatgtataatgcttttcaacattttaatgcaaacatGTGGACTTcgacggacataagagtactgtaacagtgtaatagaagtgttaTAAAAAGCAAGTATGTTATATGActtttcttata from Dreissena polymorpha isolate Duluth1 chromosome 5, UMN_Dpol_1.0, whole genome shotgun sequence harbors:
- the LOC127831098 gene encoding uncharacterized protein K02A2.6-like, whose amino-acid sequence is MKLLRYDIEFQFVKGSDLVIADALSRAYPESKENETADRLDIRNVKNGAFDQFPDARILEIRRSTEEDSSMQALQHLIITGWPKKSDISAELGQYHPLKDTLSVQDGVIFKGEAIVIPKSLRKEMLQRLHKAHLGYDSMDRRARGTIFWPGMRAELKEFTKKCVQCEERKPPPQQEKLKQHSDGLRPWDKVGSDLFQIQNRLYLVIVDYHSSFIEVDFLTAANSQQVIDKMKKHFARFGIPRELITDGWTPVYVHRIP